From Alienimonas californiensis, a single genomic window includes:
- the cas4 gene encoding CRISPR-associated protein Cas4 yields MPEPLPISALQHLVFCERQCALIHTEGLWAENRLTAEGTVLHENAHEAGPETHGGVRVARGLDMRSEALNLVGKSDVVEFTPLEAFHGPIAETVRAAASGPGPPLVGWGVLPVEYKRGRSKTSPEWGDCDRVQLCAQALCLEEMLGVEVPEGRLFYGQTRRRTDVPIDGALRDLTRRAVARLHALLASGETPPAVNDARCPNCSLVKLCLPQVAAGRSAAAWIDRRLNTLDREAA; encoded by the coding sequence TCTCCGCTCTCCAACACCTCGTGTTCTGCGAGCGACAGTGCGCTCTCATTCACACCGAGGGGCTGTGGGCGGAGAACCGGCTGACGGCGGAGGGGACCGTGCTGCACGAGAACGCCCACGAGGCCGGACCGGAGACGCATGGGGGAGTCCGCGTCGCCCGGGGACTGGACATGCGGAGCGAGGCGCTGAACCTCGTCGGCAAATCCGACGTGGTCGAGTTCACGCCGCTCGAGGCCTTTCACGGGCCGATCGCCGAGACCGTCCGGGCCGCCGCGTCGGGGCCAGGGCCGCCGCTGGTCGGGTGGGGCGTGCTGCCGGTGGAATATAAACGCGGCCGGTCGAAGACCTCGCCGGAGTGGGGCGACTGCGACCGGGTGCAACTGTGTGCCCAAGCACTCTGCCTGGAGGAGATGCTGGGCGTGGAGGTGCCCGAGGGCCGGCTGTTCTACGGCCAGACCCGCCGCCGCACCGACGTACCGATCGACGGCGCCCTCCGCGACCTCACCCGGCGGGCGGTGGCCCGCCTGCACGCGCTGCTCGCCTCCGGCGAGACCCCGCCGGCGGTCAACGACGCCCGCTGCCCGAACTGCTCGCTAGTGAAACTCTGCCTGCCCCAGGTCGCCGCCGGCCGCTCGGCCGCGGCCTGGATCGACCGGCGGCTCAACACGCTCGATCGGGAGGCCGCATGA